The following are encoded in a window of Sminthopsis crassicaudata isolate SCR6 chromosome 5, ASM4859323v1, whole genome shotgun sequence genomic DNA:
- the LOC141542684 gene encoding olfactory receptor 2A5-like: protein MWKNQTLITEFILLGFPVKREIQIFLFGLFSLFYAVTLLGNGIILGLICMDSHLHIPMYFFLSHLAIVDMSYASNTVPKMLVSLLNKDGTISFVPCIMQMLLYLGFAHVECLILVVMSYDRYVAICHPLRYAVIMTWRKCTVLTLISWAFGFLLALIHVVLFLRLPFCRSREINHFFCQILSLLKIACADIKLNLLVIFISAVIILVGPLSLVLISYMHILSAILRIQSREGQKKAFFTCSSHLCVVGLFFGSAIIMYMTPKSKDPEKRQKVLSLFYSLINPMLNPLIYSLKNAEVKAAVKRVLRKENHF, encoded by the coding sequence atgtggaaaaatcagACACTGATCACAGAATTTATCCTTCTGGGATTTCCTGTCAAGCGAGAAATACAGATATTCCTCTTTGGGCTCTTTTCCTTGTTCTATGCTGTCACTCTTCTGGGGAATGGCATCATCCTGGGACTCATCTGTATGGATTCTCACCTCCATATTCCAATGTACTTTTTCCTTTCACATCTAGCCATTGTTGACATGTCCTATGCTTCAAACACTGTACCAAAGATGCTTGTAAGCTTATTGAACAAAGATGGAACCATATCTTTTGTTCCCTGTATAATGCAGATGCTTTTGTATTTGGGCTTTGCCCATGTGGAGTGTCTTATTTTGGTGGTGATGTCTTATGATCGTTATGTGGCAATCTGCCATCCTCTCAGATATGCTGTTATCATGACCTGGAGAAAATGTACTGTTTTGACTCTCATTTCCTGGGCATTTGGTTTCCTCCTTGCCCTGATCCATGTGGTTCTCTTTCTGAGACTGCCCTTCTGTAGATCCAGAGAAATCAACCACTTCTTCTGTCAAATCTTGTCTTTGCTCAAGATTGCATGTGCTGATATTAAACTCAACCTCCTTGTTATCTTTATAAGTGCTGTGATCATCCTAGTTGGACCTCTCAGCTTGGTTCTGATCTCCTACATGCATATTCTCTCTGCCATCCTGAGGATCCAGTCTAGGGAAGGTCAGAAGAAAGCATTCTTTACCTGTTCCTCCCACCTCTGTGTAGTTGGGCTTTTCTTTGGTAGTGCCATCATAATGTACATGACCCCCAAATCCAAGGATCCGGAGAAACGACAGAAAGTCCTCTCCCTATTTTATAGCCTTATTAATCCTATGCTGAATCCCCTCATTTATAGCCTGAAGAATGCAGAGGTGAAGGCTGCTGTGAAAAGAGTGTTGaggaaagaaaatcatttctaa